A window of the Salegentibacter mishustinae genome harbors these coding sequences:
- a CDS encoding glycosyltransferase family 2 protein, with translation MKISIITATFNSEFNILTAISSLKHQEYSDVEWIIIDGASMDNTVETIKTQYSGNLKIISEKDNGIYDALNKGVKLSSGDIIGFLHSDDLFVSKDIISKIETIFQKENVDGVYGDLQYVHKNDTSKVIRYWKSQNFKSSLLNKGWMPAHPTLFLRKKVYKKHGLFNLDYKIAADYDMMLRIFSDKSLKFHYLPQVITKMRVGGASNSSLKNIKLKSIEDFRTLKANGIKKPLKVLAYKNFSKLTQFVKK, from the coding sequence ATGAAAATTTCAATTATCACTGCAACCTTTAACAGTGAATTTAATATTTTAACAGCTATTTCTAGCTTAAAACATCAAGAATATTCTGATGTAGAATGGATAATAATAGATGGAGCATCAATGGACAATACTGTTGAAACCATAAAAACTCAATACTCAGGAAATTTGAAAATTATTTCGGAAAAAGATAATGGAATTTACGACGCTTTAAATAAAGGCGTAAAACTTTCTTCAGGTGATATTATAGGTTTTTTACATTCCGACGACCTTTTTGTTTCAAAAGATATTATTTCCAAAATTGAAACCATTTTTCAAAAAGAAAATGTTGATGGAGTATATGGAGATTTGCAATATGTTCATAAAAATGATACTTCAAAAGTCATTCGCTATTGGAAAAGTCAAAACTTTAAATCATCCTTATTGAATAAGGGCTGGATGCCCGCACATCCCACATTATTTTTAAGAAAAAAGGTTTATAAAAAACATGGTTTATTCAATCTTGATTATAAAATTGCTGCCGATTATGATATGATGCTAAGAATATTTAGTGATAAAAGTTTAAAATTTCATTATCTGCCACAGGTAATTACAAAAATGAGAGTTGGCGGAGCCAGTAATAGTAGTTTAAAAAATATCAAATTAAAATCTATCGAGGATTTTAGGACGTTAAAAGCAAATGGAATCAAAAAACCTTTAAAAGTTTTAGCTTATAAGAATTTTTCTAAGTTAACCCAATTCGTGAAGAAGTGA
- a CDS encoding WcaF family extracellular polysaccharide biosynthesis acetyltransferase, translating into MKKTLLSSYDNKWYHPGSKFKIVLWYIINLITINSSIPIPSSAKRRLLILFGAQIGKKFTIKPQVQIKYPWKLIVGHNVWIGENVWIDNLGSTIIEDNVCISQGAMLLSGNHDYTKSSFDLIVKDIKLEEGSWVGAKSIVCPGVTMFSHSILAVGSVANKNLSSYSVYQGNPAIKIRERKIRE; encoded by the coding sequence ATGAAAAAAACACTTTTATCCTCCTATGACAATAAATGGTACCATCCAGGTTCAAAATTTAAAATCGTCCTTTGGTACATCATCAACCTTATAACTATAAATTCCTCAATACCAATTCCTTCTTCTGCAAAGCGCAGATTACTTATTTTATTTGGAGCTCAAATCGGAAAAAAATTTACAATTAAGCCGCAAGTTCAAATAAAATATCCTTGGAAATTAATAGTTGGTCACAATGTATGGATAGGAGAAAATGTTTGGATTGATAACTTAGGTTCAACAATTATAGAAGATAACGTTTGTATATCACAAGGAGCCATGCTATTAAGTGGAAATCACGATTATACCAAAAGTTCTTTTGATTTAATAGTTAAAGATATTAAACTAGAAGAAGGAAGTTGGGTGGGAGCAAAATCCATCGTATGCCCTGGAGTTACAATGTTTTCACATTCTATTCTTGCTGTTGGCTCTGTAGCTAATAAAAATCTATCTTCATATTCAGTTTACCAAGGTAATCCAGCTATCAAAATAAGAGAAAGAAAAATCAGAGAATGA